Within the Malus sylvestris chromosome 4, drMalSylv7.2, whole genome shotgun sequence genome, the region TTCGAATCCAGTACCGGTATTTGTTTGGAACAAGTGTGGTGTTGTTGCGAGGTTGCCTTTGGTTCTATGAAAGCCATTGAAATGGAATCATCTGGTGGGGTGGTTGTACTTTGGTGTGGTTGGATTCGAGAGAGAGGTGGGACAAACACTGGATTTCAATCAACAATTCTCTCTTAATTTTGGCAAAGTTGCTTTACTTGGACCCCCCACCCCTCCCAATCCCAAAGTCGTGTCTTACATTCGTTATCATGTCCCCATTTGCACCAAGCTCAAATGTTATGTTCCTATTAGACTACAAAATCTAGTGGTGCTAGATGCACTCTGATATTTTCCTTCAGTTATAATTGAGTGATTTCAAGTTTGACGAGTTCGAGAATAATCATTATGGTTGACATATTTTATTACTTGTCCTATATCTCATTTCTTTTTGGTTGATACAAACGATACTGGGGAAAAGAAAAATCGATCTATAATTTCGAATGCATGAGTAAATACTATTTAACCATTTGAGTTACAAGCTCTTTGCAAATCTTCACATTTTCTTAGAATCGGAATGAATTGATATCAAGAGTGAGCATAAATCAACCAGTAAAATTTCATTGAGAATAGAAAgagattttaatatatatatatatatatatatatatatatatatatcaaatgataaaaaattcaGAAGGAAATCTTGTGCGAGGCCGTTGTGAAGAATTATATTTATTAGGCTCATGATTTCATAAGAGTGGTTTTGTGTACAATTAAATTTCGTCTCTAAACGCTCATATTTCTCTAAAGAACAAGAACTACAATaccattaaaaaaatataactaGAGCTTCAATCCATGTAGTCTGAAAGCTATCACAcagtgaaataaaaaaaaagcatgatatagtGAAATTTAACAGTTGCGAAGTTTATTAATCGCTTAATTACCGCACTTTTTACTTTATAATCCTATGAGTTcaaagaaaataattattttcccTAAGCCCTTTGTCGATTTGACTTGGGCTTCTTTAAGGCCTTCTTTTTTACTGGGCATGTTGGCGGGACCGATAAACTTCGGTTTAGAGAAGCCCATGAAGtctatttttcttcctattaaaaaaaacaaaaataagtgatttttaatatttttaaaatattcattattttttcctataaaacaATTCTGACCTTATAAGAAATTTCAAGGAAAGTCAAACACCTCGGTTTGTCATACTCATTTTAGTTTTCTAAAATTACCTTCGACAATTAATTCTTTTTTGATATACTTTGATTACATTTTGCTGTCGTGTAAATTTAGTAGTCGCATTGCTcctacaaaaataattatatgCTAAATATCTAAAATGATCCATGAGATTTGTATAATCCATATGAATGATCCATGAGattcaaaatcaatagaaatgatcATGAGATTATctaccatccatgattttggtcattgttaaaaactctttgagctattttcaaagtttcgtaactcaatcgataattaatcaaatttgatccataatacatcaaaatgaagataggaaaatgtagaataagattatatctatttggaagaccaatggttgccggagatggccagaaaatagtCTGAAAGGTGACCAATTTGtgagaaaactggaaaactattcagaaactaggtaaactttaaacgttcataacttatttaatactcaaggaaatcgagtgattcaaaaaccaaaatcataCTTCTGGTTGAGACGAAGATAATGGTAACTTTCTCGATGGCTAACTCGCattggtttggccgaaaaatggctCGCAAGTGGTTAACCATTTTCAATATGACCATTACACCACTTGTTACTatacaaataataatatatgtatgttaaaaagttaataacttaaaaaataaattttttcataatttatataaaaatacgtgGTATACCACTCGTGACCAATCGACTTTGATAACCGGCCGATAGCAATTTCGAGACACTTTGCTAGGGTTGGGTCAAACAATAAAGCTCTCAATGAACCGGTTTGGGTCcggttttgaaataaaaaaaaacacaattggCCATCATCGGACAATCGAACAAGACCAAAGAAAGTAACACCTTTCCCCTCATCTTCAAATTCAAACCGTGTGGCAATCTCCGTAATTACGTGCCGATCCGAGCCTAAAATCCCAACACCCTCGCACTCTTCCACTAACGCTATAAAAATCGTCTCCAtttccccatctctctctcacttcaAAAAACCACACAAAGACAAACCCActcccacgttctctctcttccttctctctcctctgttCGCTAAaaccctatctctctctcctaGGGCTTCCGATTCTTGATTTGAATTGAAACGATGTCGTTGAGGCCGAACGCGAGGGCGGAGGTCCGCCGGAACAGGTACAAGGTGGCTGTGGACGCAGAGGAGGGGCGGCGTCGGAGGGAGGACAACATGGTGGAGATCAGGAAGAACCGTAGAGAAGAGAGCCTCCAGAAGAAGCGCCGCGAGGGGCTTCAAACTCAGCAGTTGCCCTCCAGTCTTCACTCCTCCGGTCTGGATAAGAAGGTGAAACCTAATGTTTGATTTTTGGCTGATTTGGGGgtttgattgaattgatttGTAGGGTTTGTTAAATTGGGATTTTACTGATTAAGATGAATGTACGCTTTTGGTCACTCTGTGTTTTGTTGGATTTGGATTGATTAATTGGTTACTGTGTTTATCAAATACATTCAATTTTAATTCAGGCGTTTAGCTGAAATGGAAGCTGATTTTAGTGCATACGATCGAAATTTATTGCCCGAGTAACTGtcggttttaggtttgattctttggagagttaatcAGACTTAAGAGTTGTGGGTAGGCGATTGTGATCGGTGCGGAAATAGTTTTACTCCTTTGAGCGGTTGTTAGATGCATGCTGATTACTCACTCTGCTGTAGTTGTTTTTTCATGCGAGGATGGAGTGTTTTCTATTTAGTAGACTTTAGCATCACATTGACTTGTTGCTGTTTGGTTAAGCCTTGCCTTAGTTTGAGATATTGTTTAGGGTTCCAAAATGTTTAGATTTTGAAGTTACTGAACCGTGTTGAGGTTATTGTGTCGTGTTTGTTGCTGATTAATGATTCATGCAATTCCACACAAAAACTTTATGGTACGTTCTAGAGTTTGAAATGAAAGGAAAATCGATGCTCCTATTTTTGTTCCTGTAGAACATGTTAATTATGGTTTAACTTTTGGTAGGTTTGACGTCTTGTTGGAGATAATACTAATAGTGGTTGAATATTTTTTGATACAGCTAGAGCATTTACCATCCATGGTTTCTGGTGTTTGGGGTGATGAGGGCAGTTTGCAGCTTGAGGCAACAACTCAGTTTAGGAAGTTGCTTTCAATTGGTTAGTAGACGTTTGTGgctgtacaattttttttttttctttcatacaTTAGACTGTACGTTCCTATTGATTGTTATATTCCCCTACATGCTAGAACGTAGCCCTCCGATTGAGGAAGTCATACAAGCGGGTGTCGTTCCTCGCTTTGTTGAGTTTCTAATGAGGGAGGATTTTCCACAACTTCAGGTTTGATACTTTCTAATTAATGTTTCAGTTATTGATTACcatcttatttatttatgtgcTAAAAATTTTTGCATACAATTTTCTGCAGTTTGAGGCTGCTTGGGCTCTTACAAACATTGCTTCTGGGACATCTGATAATACAAAGGTGGTAATTGATCACGGAGCTGTTCCGATATTTGTGAAACTGCTTAGTTCTCCGAGTGATGATGTTCGTGAGCAGGTAAACATTGGGAAGATCAGTTGAGGGTTTGCTCCAAGTTGTTAGGTTTATTTTGTTGCTCCTTTCtagtttatatttatttaatgtAGATGTTGACCGTCATTTATTCACTTCCTTTGTCTTCTTTAACTTGCAGGCTGTTTGGGCACTGGGAAATGTTGCTGGTGATTCCCCTAGATGCCGTGATCTTGTACTTGGTAATGGGGCTTTGCTTCCATTGCTTTCGCAGCTTAATGAGAATGCAAAGCTCTCTATGCTGAGAAACGCAACTTGGACACTGTCAAATTTTTGCAGGGGCAAACCACAGCCTCCATTTGATCaggttagggttttttagttATGTTTAACTTGAAAGATTCTGAACTTAGTCATTTAGGTGTTATATGGCTTTGGTAGTACAGTCTGTTGTAATATGTTGGCAACATAGGTCCTATTGTAGGGAAGTCAATTCAGGTTGTGTCCATACCAAGAATGGCTgtttgagttttttattttttatttttgtttcaggTTAAGCCTGCCCTTCCAGCTCTTGCGCGTTTGATTCATTCAAACGATGAAGAAGTTTTGACTGATGCTTGTTGGGCTCTTTCTTATCTTTCTGATGGTACAAATGACAAGATCCAAGCTGTTATTGAATCTGGAGTGTGCCCCCGGCTTGTTGAGCTTTTAATGTGGGTGCTTACAGTTCCCTGTTCGTATTTCTTCCCTTATTGTTATGTTCTGGAAATTCTGACCTTCCTAAGCATTGTTCCAGGCATCCATCCCCTTCTGTTCTCATTCCTGCTCTCCGCACGGTTGGAAATATTGTTACCGGAGATGATATGCAAACTCAGGTTGTTTGCTCTTTGGCTTTTTAGTTGTCTTGTTTCCCACATAGATGTTTATAGATGATATGTGGCTCAGCATATTATTCTCTCTTTGGTTGCCCCTATAGAGAATGGTGAACATCTTTGCTCTCTAGACAGATGAAATGGAGCTAAAGGGGGAACAATTGTAGTTGGGCATAACAGAATTTTAAGTTTACTTGAATAACAGACAGATTTTCCCTTTGCCGTTGTAACATTTCTGTTTCTGCATTTGGATTTAATGAGCTGTTGTTTCTTCCTAGGTTATCATCCAACATCAAGCTCTTCCTTGCCTGCTGAACCTTTTGACTAACAATTACAAAAAGAGCATCAAGAAGGAAGCTTGCTGGACTATTTCAAACATCACGGCCGGAAACAAGGATCAGATCCGGGTAATACAAAGATTTTCTAGTTTCTTTATATATTTACATTCGTGGAATCATGAAACTTAGAACTTGATTTAGAGTTTCTGTCAAGTTTCGCATCCGAGGTACTGATGTTACCAATTACTTTTTGAATTAAACAGGCTGTAGTTGAAGCAAATATAATCAGTCCTCTTGTTAATCTGCTTCAAAATGCTGAGTTTGATATAAAGAAAGAGGCTGCATGGGCGATCTCAAATGCTACCTCTGGCGGTTCTCATGAACAGATAAAGTATGAAGAGAATcttgttaacttttttttttatatgaagtaTGAAGCTTTCTTATCCGCtgatttattttgtcttttcgCTGACAGGTTTCTAGTTAGTCAAGGGTGTATCAAGCCACTCTGTGATCTTCTTGTCTGCCCAGATCCTAGAATTGTTACCGTCTGTTTAGAGGGCCTGGAGAACATTTTGAAGGTTGGTGAAGCCGAGAAGAACCTGGGGACTACCGGGGGTGTGAATCTCTATGCTCAAGCGATTGAAGATGCTGATGGGTTAGAGAAAATTGAAAGTCTCCAGAGTCATGACAACACAGAGATTTATGAGAAGGCAGTAAAGATGCTTGAGACATATTGGTTGGAGGACGATGATGAAACAATGCCACCAGGTGACGCTGCTCCAGCTGCGTTCAACTTTGGAGGGAATGACGTTCCAACTGTCCCATCTGGTGGATTCAACTTCGGCTAGAGGTGATGCACATTTCACAAATCCATAATTTCATGTTTGGAATGTGGACGGTGTTATTGATGCTTAGAATTGTATTATTCTATCAATTGCAGAAGCATTCCTCAGCAAGGCAAtaatccagtccagtccagtcggGTCGGGTCAGGCGTCATGTTGTGTTCGAGTCCTGTTGTAGGGTTCATTGTTGTCGGGGGTAGCTGGCTCAGGTGTTTGAACCAGCTGGTTTAAATCGGTTCAGGCTCTCATGGGTTTGATCATATGGACATCAGCACCACATATTAAAAGAAAGAACCGGAGTTATTTTCTTGGAGAGTCGTTATTTCCGGTGGTCGGGTCATTATCCCATGAAGCAAAAGACGTTGAGTTTTTCATAGTCTTCATTTGTTTTAGGTGTCATGTCATATATTGGTCTCCCATGTCTACTACAGTTGATCGGAGGTGTTTTGGAACTCCCAACGTTGTTTTTATAGTCCGACAGTCGAAGGATTTCTGTTCTTGTTTACGGTTCCGTCTTCTTGTTGAATCTTCGTCGTCCTGTTTTCAGGTTCAAGATTTGTTGTTGGGTCGGAGTCGAATCATATTGCCGGAAGGTATACCTTTTATTGGTTATATTTTATATGATGAAGAAATTTTACTTCTTTCGTTTCTGTTTAGAATTGTCGATGTTTGTTAGCTTCTGGGCATTCATCCGTTGCATGAAAATATGCAGATCTTTTCATTAGTAATCACATAGCTGACCACACTTACCGCGATTTCTTATCGGCTTTCAACATTAATTCCTTGATTAACGACTTCAAGGAACTGATCTTCGCACACCATTTTTCCCTCCCGCACACCCTTTGATTATTTATCGCCCTTGAATTGAATGAAACTAGAGAGAATCAAAGCGACGCGAATCATTACCGTGCATAACAGCTAAAATTGATGTATTTCGCTTTAGTGAATGATCAAACATGTAATGGAACAAATAAACGCGTCATCCTACACACGAGTTCTGGGGAATGAAGGCACAAAATCCCGGCAAACGAAAATCGGAAGAATCAACGTAGATCCTTCGACGAAAACGCCCTTCCCCAAGGAGAACGTGTATCTAAAGCTCTATACAGGTTCCGGGGCGATCATTCCCCAATGAATCATTACCCCTCTCCCCCTCCCCTCTTTCTACTAATACAGTAATACCCAGAAATTAGTAGGAATTCACAAATAGTGACTTGAAGTGGTATATGTAACTAGGGCACTCCAAAACCTGTCGAATCTTCTGCTACGGATAGCATCTTTGCACGCTTAGAAGTCCGAAGGGAGGGGTTATGACAATTAGAACGAAACCAAAATCTGGAATCAACTGACCTTTCGCTTTGTAGATCAAAAGAATATCTCCTTGAGGATTAGGAGGACCAACATGACAAAGCACATGATAACGAGTACGGTAGCACACATCACCATTCCCCCTTGTTTCTGTGTTCTCTCAGCCTGTAAGCCCCCCATCCGTTAAACATAATGTTCCACAAGAACACACACGGAAAAGAATCTGAAAACAACATACAGATGAAGTATGATGATTGACGACGTAAGAAAGGTACCTTTTGCAATTGCTTGAGGCCCTCATCGACTGTACTTGCTACATTCTGAATGTTGTAGTCTATCCTATCAACAATAGTTCCCTGTTTAAGAAACGATATTTAGTTAATGGCTGATTTTCTGTTGAAATTCATGTCTCCACAGGACATTGAATACTAACCTGGTCTATCACTAGTACTGACAAATCCTTCATAATCTGAGCAAGCTCATTCACAGACTCCACAACCTATTGGAAAGAGAAACGAGTATTTGTCAATGGCGAAAGAAGCATGATCAAACACCAGTCAATTTAGAAACAACGAAAAGATCTTCACTTGCCTGTTGGATCTCTCTTTCCCTTTCTGCTGTGAATGCCTCGTTTTTCTTTATCTTGGCCATCTGACGCTCATTAAACATCTGACAGGATACGTGTATTATCATCATATTACGATCATCTATGGTAAAAAAtgtcttaaaatttgatcactCAACAACACTACAAATACACTGTATAGGGAATTTAGTGCACTCATATTTGTCGTGATTGACAAGATCTTGAGAAAATGTTTATCAACTGGAGAAAGCTTACCATGTCATCCAAATCATCACCGTCCATTCTCGATGTACTTCTAtttaggttcatctctaaaTCATCCCCATCTTGACCCTGTATCACCAAAAATGAGAAACAACAGAAATgtttgaaaatatataactaTAAGTTTAACTAGTTTCCAATTACATGTCAGATCACACAGTTACCCTCGGTATACAAACTGAACGTGGAGACACGATTCCAAGTTCCAAAAAGTATATGGAAATATTACGTATGAACTAGATTATCAAGCCAGAGTAACAACAGAATGTTGAAACAAAGGTATGATGTATAACAATCCACTGACTTGAATGGTTAAAAGGTAAAATTCTTTTCGCACCTCTGTTTGCTGCCTGAGTCGCTTCAAATAAGTTGATTGTTTCTTGCGAAGGTCCATTGACAGGGTCTGAAGGTCAGTGGCAAGAGAGCGCTGCAAAAGAAACATGCAGACATTAGCACTGCTCTTTGGGATTACTTGAATTATAGATAACGCCCCACTCAAGAGTGCAACACTCTGGAATAAACAAGACTAAGGAAAACCTAATCATTTACTGCGctgccaaaaatatttagtGGCTTCTAACTCTTACCTGCACATTTTTTCTAACATTTGAATCTTCAGAAGGCCCAGCTGCAGAAAGCCTCTGTAGTCTCTTCTCAGATTTCCTTATCAAATTAGTTATCTCTTGCGTAAGACTCTCAATCAAACGTTGATCTTCTTTACCGTCTCCAAAAGAAGGCATTAAAGCCTTTGCATGAGCCTTAGTCAGCTCAGCCATTTTTACCCGTGCACGCTGCACGTTTGCTGCTACCTCTTCCGAAAGATCCACCCATGCTGGCGGTAGACCAACAGTAAGTACACCCCGACTGCAGCAATAAAAACACAATGACTTTCACTAcagtaataaattaaaaaaatccatACTTGCACCCGATTCACTGCCTTTTTCTGTGCATACTAGTAAGAAGAACAAAGGATAATGTTCCCCCGAAACCAAATCAATCCACCAATTTCTTGCAACAAATTTCAGTAATTACGAACGTCTCAAACTTACTAAAAGGCTTTCAGTAACCTTCTAGCATAGCAGGGTCCAAGGAGAGCCAAACCATTTGGGGACTCACATTGCAAACATATTAGAACTAATTCAAATACGAGCCACtaagtactacggtctagtggtattcctattcacttataagtgagaggtattaggttcgattctcgccaaaggagAAGTTGAATCAAATTATTATGGCAAGCCTATTgtaaggcttagcccactcccgcacccccttagtgtagatactatcgtttgttcaaaaaaaaaaaaattatttcaaataCGAAAACCCAGAAATTGTAATGCTCTTATCTAATGAATCATCTTCGAGGACAGTTGCTTCTAAAATCCTAGAAGTTCATCACTGCAAGTTCTGAATTGTACATTTGCACCGCACCTAGTGATCATCCACCCGATATCGAATGCCTAAACTACAATATCTCTGATCTAATAAACAACAATCCAGCCTCCAATTTTGCTATCTAAGATTCTAAATATCACAATTCAGTGTGACCTAATCTGCATTCAGCACACTTCCAGTAAAAGACTTCTTCTTTCTCCACTATCTAAACCTTTCGTTTCTTTTCTGCTATTGATCTATGTTTTTCTCTGAACTTTTAACTTCATTAAATCTTAAACACTTCCATTAAAgcttaaattaaacataaaatttccATTAACATACAcagaagaggagagaggagagagagagagagagaccttgaATTACCGGGATCTTCAGTACTGAGCGGAGCATAACTCCGATTGGGATTCAAAAGCGAAGTGCTGACCAATTCAATGACCGGGCCGCCACCGGCGCCGGAGCTCGAAGCGGAGGAGCTCGTGGGAGCGCGGACGCTCTTCAACGCATCCCTATACTTTCTGTAAACCAAGGTCCGATTCCTCGTCGCCATGGAAACGGAGCTCGTGATTCAGATTCGCACTGGACAATCACAAAATCTATGGATCCAACGGACAATCAGATACGTTGGTTTCGCGCCTTGTCATGCGAAATGATGAGGGAAATGAACTGGTAAACTGGAAGGATTATTCTTCTTCCGGTGGTGGCTGAGACTGGGGTCACGTGATCGGAAATCCGGGGAGGAGGGTGGCGGGGACGGCGAGTCACGTGGCCCCGGCGAATTtggaatttataattttttggttGAGAGTTTGGAGAGGAGTTGGTAACTTTGTAATTTAAGGCTTCTTCGTCAGTTGGTTTGTAAGTTCGCCGGTGTTGTTTACGACCGCGGTATCTTCTTCCGGTgcgggttttttatttttgggcctATTGGGCCTTGGGCCTGAGGAATTAAAGAGTTTATTCCGTTTGGTCAAAGtcaatttacatatttatccccTATATTTTTGAGATGTTTCACTTTGGTTCTTTAAGGAAGGTTTATGTAATGAAGTCAATAACTAAAGGGTTATGTGGCTGAAGGGGTTTTCAAACATTATTTAAGAGAGGGATCTACTTCAGATTATTTTTGCATTAAATTTGTCCTCTATGGATTTGTCTCTTATCGGACCAATTACAGAGGAAGCAAAGTTCTTGATGCAAGTGATCTCTGAAGTTTCTGCTATCCATGTCCTCCACCAAGCAAACTCGGTTGCTCATAGACTTGCTAGATTTGCTCTCCATTCAGGAGGTGATTGTACTTGGTTTTATGAACCTTCTATTATTATTAGTGATCTTCTTGAGAAGGACATCACATCTCCATCCCTTACACTATTTAGCATATCTAGGTTTGAAATGAAATATATTgccttttcttaaaaaaaaaaaaagaagctaaaGAGTACTGCTATTCAAACACCGCTTTTTACCTCATATGcacctttattaatttttgtttgttgattttgttcaatttatttgatctgacaatggaaaatttaaaaaatatatataaaacattaaaataaatatgtaaataacACTAACCT harbors:
- the LOC126618942 gene encoding importin subunit alpha-2-like; this translates as MSLRPNARAEVRRNRYKVAVDAEEGRRRREDNMVEIRKNRREESLQKKRREGLQTQQLPSSLHSSGLDKKLEHLPSMVSGVWGDEGSLQLEATTQFRKLLSIERSPPIEEVIQAGVVPRFVEFLMREDFPQLQFEAAWALTNIASGTSDNTKVVIDHGAVPIFVKLLSSPSDDVREQAVWALGNVAGDSPRCRDLVLGNGALLPLLSQLNENAKLSMLRNATWTLSNFCRGKPQPPFDQVKPALPALARLIHSNDEEVLTDACWALSYLSDGTNDKIQAVIESGVCPRLVELLMHPSPSVLIPALRTVGNIVTGDDMQTQVIIQHQALPCLLNLLTNNYKKSIKKEACWTISNITAGNKDQIRAVVEANIISPLVNLLQNAEFDIKKEAAWAISNATSGGSHEQIKFLVSQGCIKPLCDLLVCPDPRIVTVCLEGLENILKVGEAEKNLGTTGGVNLYAQAIEDADGLEKIESLQSHDNTEIYEKAVKMLETYWLEDDDETMPPGDAAPAAFNFGGNDVPTVPSGGFNFG
- the LOC126618943 gene encoding syntaxin-43-like, with the protein product MATRNRTLVYRKYRDALKSVRAPTSSSASSSGAGGGPVIELVSTSLLNPNRSYAPLSTEDPGNSSRGVLTVGLPPAWVDLSEEVAANVQRARVKMAELTKAHAKALMPSFGDGKEDQRLIESLTQEITNLIRKSEKRLQRLSAAGPSEDSNVRKNVQRSLATDLQTLSMDLRKKQSTYLKRLRQQTEGQDGDDLEMNLNRSTSRMDGDDLDDMMFNERQMAKIKKNEAFTAEREREIQQVVESVNELAQIMKDLSVLVIDQGTIVDRIDYNIQNVASTVDEGLKQLQKAERTQKQGGMVMCATVLVIMCFVMLVLLILKEIFF